One window of the Bradyrhizobium sp. NP1 genome contains the following:
- a CDS encoding branched-chain amino acid ABC transporter permease, whose product MNTAFLIQLLVNGLVVGTLYGVVAMSFVLIYKATQVVNFAQGELLLIGAWVCWALLLKYNVPFWLGMPLTLVFMFVFGIAIQVLILRPMIGEPIISVIMVTIGLSMVFQAALKWIFGVNPQPFPRVFQNQAMDFFGIPIQTVYVMSLVVSLAMMVGMAWFFRSSKYGLAMRATAFNQQVAQSLGISVKNVFAMAWAISATVSAVAGVVVAVVNGVSSGLSTYGIKVFPAAILGGLDSIGGAVLGGIIIGLLENIAQYVDSEYLHWGNLYEIAPFYVLIIILMIKPYGLFGTKDIERI is encoded by the coding sequence ATGAACACCGCCTTCCTCATCCAGCTCCTGGTCAACGGCCTCGTGGTCGGCACGCTCTACGGCGTGGTCGCGATGTCTTTCGTGCTGATCTACAAGGCGACGCAAGTCGTCAATTTCGCGCAAGGCGAGCTGCTGTTGATCGGCGCCTGGGTGTGCTGGGCGCTGCTGCTGAAATACAACGTGCCGTTCTGGCTCGGCATGCCCTTGACGCTCGTCTTCATGTTCGTGTTCGGCATCGCGATCCAGGTCTTGATCCTGCGTCCGATGATCGGCGAGCCGATCATCTCGGTGATCATGGTGACGATCGGGCTGTCGATGGTGTTCCAGGCCGCGCTGAAATGGATCTTCGGCGTCAACCCGCAGCCCTTTCCGCGCGTGTTCCAGAACCAGGCGATGGACTTCTTCGGCATACCGATCCAGACCGTCTATGTCATGAGCCTCGTCGTCTCGCTCGCGATGATGGTCGGCATGGCCTGGTTCTTCCGTTCCTCGAAATATGGCCTTGCCATGCGCGCCACCGCCTTCAACCAGCAGGTCGCGCAATCGCTCGGCATTTCCGTGAAAAACGTGTTCGCGATGGCCTGGGCGATCTCGGCGACCGTCTCGGCGGTCGCGGGCGTCGTGGTCGCCGTCGTCAACGGCGTGTCCTCCGGCCTGTCGACCTACGGCATCAAGGTGTTTCCGGCCGCGATCCTTGGCGGGCTCGATTCGATCGGCGGTGCCGTGCTCGGCGGCATCATCATCGGGCTACTCGAAAATATCGCGCAATATGTCGACAGCGAGTATCTGCACTGGGGCAATCTCTACGAGATCGCGCCGTTCTACGTCCTGATCATCATCCTGATGATCAAGCCGTACGGGCTGTTCGGCACCAAGGACATCGAGCGGATCTGA
- a CDS encoding branched-chain amino acid ABC transporter permease, with the protein MMAHSLIPAGDFRTSYAADTTIFPTTTSRNFTIAGVALLCLAPQIFSEYWLSVSIQIGIFAIAALGLNILVGFTGQISIGHAAFFLLGAFTSAYISNNAPIPVFFAIPLAGVVTALVGLIFGLPAARLKGLYLVIATLAAQYILLDFFSRAEWFSGGSVPASANPFSIFGYTLRGDRQYFYVVLAYLLASFILVTNLMRTRDGRALVALRDHYLSAEIMGINLTKYRTLSFGLAAFFAGIAGALYAHYQLVISQEGFGIERSILFLAMVIIGGTGSIMGTLMGTAFVVLLPESMEWISVHLKGSAIDHALSLNNNITFLREIAIGLIIIGFLMFEPDGLAHRWRQIKAYWKLYPFSH; encoded by the coding sequence ATCATGGCGCATTCCCTCATTCCCGCCGGCGACTTCCGCACCAGCTATGCTGCGGACACCACGATCTTTCCGACCACGACGAGCCGCAACTTCACGATAGCAGGCGTCGCGCTGCTTTGCCTGGCGCCGCAGATCTTCAGCGAATACTGGCTGTCGGTCTCGATCCAGATCGGCATCTTCGCGATCGCGGCGCTGGGGCTGAACATCCTGGTCGGCTTCACCGGCCAGATCTCGATCGGACACGCCGCGTTCTTCCTGCTCGGCGCCTTCACCTCGGCCTACATCTCCAACAACGCGCCGATCCCGGTGTTCTTCGCGATTCCCCTGGCCGGCGTCGTCACCGCGCTCGTGGGCCTGATCTTCGGCCTGCCGGCGGCGCGGCTCAAGGGTCTCTACCTCGTCATCGCCACGCTCGCGGCGCAGTATATCCTGCTCGACTTCTTCTCCCGCGCGGAATGGTTCTCCGGCGGCTCGGTGCCGGCGAGCGCCAATCCGTTCTCGATCTTCGGCTATACGCTGCGCGGCGACCGGCAATATTTCTACGTGGTGCTGGCCTATCTGCTGGCAAGCTTCATCCTCGTCACCAATCTGATGCGCACGCGCGACGGCCGCGCGCTGGTCGCGCTCCGCGACCACTACCTCTCCGCCGAGATCATGGGCATCAACCTGACCAAGTACCGCACGCTGTCGTTCGGGCTTGCCGCCTTCTTCGCCGGCATCGCCGGCGCGCTTTATGCGCACTACCAGCTCGTGATCTCGCAGGAAGGCTTCGGCATCGAGCGCTCGATCCTGTTCCTGGCCATGGTCATCATCGGCGGCACCGGCTCGATCATGGGCACGCTGATGGGCACCGCCTTCGTGGTGCTGCTGCCGGAATCGATGGAGTGGATCAGCGTGCACCTGAAGGGCAGCGCGATCGACCATGCGCTGTCGCTGAACAACAACATCACCTTTCTGCGCGAGATCGCGATCGGCCTGATCATCATCGGCTTCCTGATGTTCGAGCCTGACGGGCTCGCGCACCGGTGGCGACAGATCAAGGCCTACTGGAAGCTTTACCCGTTCTCGCATTGA